The following are from one region of the Candidatus Rokuibacteriota bacterium genome:
- a CDS encoding M20/M25/M40 family metallo-hydrolase, whose protein sequence is MTTWDAFDLRLIAKRRGIVEGFLEFLRHNTVSQNPEGVRAGGEWLAALMRRRGLEARVLETGGGPAVFAERRAPGARRTVLVYCHYDTKPAPAKEWFQPSPFEPVFRKVGDADDAAFVSFDRVPTEALTDWRVYARGASDDKGPIWCHLEALALMDELGLPPTVNLKFIFDGEEEIGSPFFGPLTEKHKDLLAADVVLVTDGPKHGSGRPTISFGARGVLKFELTLESARRDLHSGNFAAPNPNWRLAGLLSSMAAPDGTPLIEGFEDGVAPSTQAERELMASFPLDRHGLERELGVTLPQDYLEKIMFHPTLTIRGLQSGFVGAEANTIIPHKTTVAIDIRMVKNQKIETVYKRVIDHIRAQGFEVIEGADAPLPDHLRGRAVRVSDKGGYDPARTPADLPICREVVAAVEQAHGGQQAVVTPTMGGSVPIWAFTDILQLPTILVPYANANNRQHSPNEHLRLDHLFQGVRTTAGLLQDLGN, encoded by the coding sequence ATGACCACCTGGGATGCGTTCGACCTGCGGTTGATCGCGAAGCGTCGTGGAATCGTGGAAGGCTTCCTCGAATTCCTGAGGCACAACACCGTGAGCCAGAACCCCGAGGGCGTGCGGGCGGGCGGCGAATGGTTGGCCGCTCTCATGCGCAGACGCGGGCTCGAGGCGCGGGTGCTGGAGACCGGCGGCGGCCCGGCGGTGTTCGCCGAGCGGCGCGCACCCGGAGCCAGACGCACCGTGCTCGTGTACTGCCACTACGACACCAAGCCCGCTCCCGCCAAGGAGTGGTTCCAGCCCTCGCCCTTCGAGCCCGTCTTCCGCAAGGTCGGCGATGCCGACGACGCGGCGTTCGTGTCCTTCGACCGTGTGCCCACCGAGGCGCTCACGGACTGGCGCGTGTATGCCCGCGGCGCCTCCGACGACAAGGGGCCCATCTGGTGCCACCTGGAAGCCCTGGCCCTGATGGACGAGCTCGGTCTGCCCCCCACGGTGAATCTCAAGTTCATCTTCGACGGCGAGGAGGAGATCGGCAGCCCCTTCTTCGGCCCTCTCACCGAGAAGCACAAGGACCTGCTGGCGGCCGACGTCGTGCTCGTCACCGACGGCCCGAAGCATGGCAGCGGACGGCCGACCATCAGCTTCGGCGCGCGGGGGGTGCTCAAGTTCGAGCTCACGCTCGAGTCCGCGCGGCGCGACCTCCACTCGGGCAACTTCGCCGCGCCCAATCCCAACTGGCGGCTGGCGGGGCTCTTGTCGAGTATGGCCGCGCCGGACGGCACGCCTCTCATCGAAGGCTTCGAGGACGGCGTTGCCCCGTCCACCCAGGCCGAGCGGGAGCTCATGGCGAGCTTTCCGCTCGATCGTCACGGGCTCGAGCGCGAGCTGGGCGTCACTCTCCCGCAGGACTACCTCGAAAAGATCATGTTCCACCCGACGCTCACCATACGGGGCCTGCAGAGCGGATTCGTGGGCGCAGAGGCCAACACCATCATCCCGCACAAGACGACGGTCGCCATCGACATCCGCATGGTCAAGAACCAGAAGATCGAGACGGTGTACAAGCGCGTCATCGATCACATCCGGGCTCAGGGCTTCGAGGTCATCGAGGGGGCGGATGCGCCCCTGCCCGATCATCTGCGCGGGCGGGCGGTGCGCGTGTCAGACAAGGGGGGCTACGACCCGGCCAGGACGCCCGCCGACCTGCCGATCTGCAGGGAGGTCGTGGCGGCCGTCGAGCAGGCGCACGGCGGGCAGCAGGCCGTCGTTACGCCGACCATGGGCGGCAGCGTGCCCATCTGGGCCTTCACCGACATCCTGCAGCTCCCGACCATCCTGGTCCCCTACGCGAACGCCAACAACCGCCAGCACAGCCCCAACGAGCACCTGCGGCTGGACCATCTCTTCCAGGGCGTGCGAACCACCGCCGGACTGCTTCAGGACCTCGGCAACTGA